The genomic window TCCGGCCGAGCAGCCCGTCCGGTACGAGGCCGGCGAGGCCGGGGGCGGACGGCAGCCGGCGGGGGCGGAACTCCAGCGCGCGGCGCGCGGCGCGCGGCGGGAGCGCGTCGAGGGGCGCGTGCTCTCCCCGGGTGAGGACCGCGCGCCCGGTCGCGGCGCCGCGCGCGAGCAGGTCGATCCAGGCGACCGAGTAGCGGTAGCGGTGGTCGGTCGCGGTGAGACGGGCCATCAGATCGTCGAGGTCGGCGGCGCGTTCGGTGTCGACGGACATCAGCGAGGTCTCGACGTGGTGCAGCCGGAGCTCGGCCGAAAGGATCACTCCGGTCAGGCCCATCCCTCCGGCCGTGGCGTCGAACAGGTCAGTGCCGGGCAGGGCGGTCCGTACCTCGCCGTCCGCGGTGAGCAGCTCCAGGGACAGCACATGGCGTGAGAAGGAGCCGGAGACATGGTGGTTCTTGCCGTGGATGTCGGCGCCGATCGCGCCGCCGACGGTCACCTGGCGGGTTCCGGGGGTGACCGGTACGAACCAGCCGAGCGGAAGGAGCACTTCCATCAGCCGGTGCAGGCTGACGCCCGCGTCGCAGACCACGACGCCCGTCTCCGCGTCGATCCTGCGGATCCGGTCGAGGCCGGTCATGTCGAGGACGGCGCCGCCCGCGTTCTGTGCGGCGTCCCCGTAGGCCCGGCCGAGGCCGCGCGCGATGGAGCCGCGCGCTCCGCTGCCCCTGACGGCCGCCGCCGCCTCCTCGTGGGTACGGGGGCGGACGAGCCGGGCGGCCGAGGGGGCGGTGCGGCCCCAGCCGGTCACGGGGACGGGCAGGGGCGGTGCGTCGGCGGTTTCGGCAGACATATCCGCGACGGTATCGCCCTCTTTGGGCTGTTTTCTCACAACGTCGCCATGTCGGCGGGCTCGTAGAAATGGGTGATTAAACGAGTGTCATTAAAGATTGCCGTGAATCTTCGCCTCCGGTTGAGAAGAGTCGCCTCTGGTGACCGAGAGCGGGGTGGCGGATGCGATACGTCGACACGGCGGGCCGGTCGGCCCGGTTGGGCTGGGCGCGCGCCGATCACCGGCTGCTGGTGGCGCTGCGCGAGTGCGGCAGGGAGCCGCGCGTCGCCGCGGCGGCCCGCACGCTCTCGTACTGCGGCGAGCACGGTGCGCTGTGGATCGCGGCGGGGCTGGCGGGGGCGGCGGCCGACCGGGAGCGGCGTGGCGGCTGGCTGCGCGGCACCGCGCTGATCGGGGCGGCGCATCTGGCCAGCATGGGAATCAAGCGGGTGGTGCGCCGCCCGCGCCCGCAGCTGCTGGTACGGGGCCTGGAGCCACTGGTCCGTACGGCGGGCCGGCACTCCTTCCCGAGCTCGCACGCCACCGCCGCGGGTGCCGCGGCCGTCGCCTTCGGCACCCTGTGGCCGGCCGGCCGGCGCCTGTTCCCGCCGCTGGCCGCCGCGATGTGCGTGTCCCGCCTCGTGGCTGGCGTCCACTACCCCAGCGACGTGGCCGCGGGCGCGCTCCTCGGCGCCCTGACGGCCCGTCTGGGCACCACCTTGCTCCCCCGGCGCGCCATCGGGGGCCGTCGTGGCTGAGCGGAGTACGGCTCTGCTGGAGCAGCCGGAGGGGCGGGCCGGGGAGGCGCCCGCCCGGATCCCCC from Streptomyces formicae includes these protein-coding regions:
- a CDS encoding phosphatase PAP2 family protein, which codes for MRYVDTAGRSARLGWARADHRLLVALRECGREPRVAAAARTLSYCGEHGALWIAAGLAGAAADRERRGGWLRGTALIGAAHLASMGIKRVVRRPRPQLLVRGLEPLVRTAGRHSFPSSHATAAGAAAVAFGTLWPAGRRLFPPLAAAMCVSRLVAGVHYPSDVAAGALLGALTARLGTTLLPRRAIGGRRG
- a CDS encoding FAD-binding oxidoreductase, with product MSAETADAPPLPVPVTGWGRTAPSAARLVRPRTHEEAAAAVRGSGARGSIARGLGRAYGDAAQNAGGAVLDMTGLDRIRRIDAETGVVVCDAGVSLHRLMEVLLPLGWFVPVTPGTRQVTVGGAIGADIHGKNHHVSGSFSRHVLSLELLTADGEVRTALPGTDLFDATAGGMGLTGVILSAELRLHHVETSLMSVDTERAADLDDLMARLTATDHRYRYSVAWIDLLARGAATGRAVLTRGEHAPLDALPPRAARRALEFRPRRLPSAPGLAGLVPDGLLGRTSVTLFNEFWYRRAPRSRTGELQRLPAFFHPLDGVPHWNRIYGRGGFVQYQFVVGYGQEDALRRIVRRIAHHGFPSFLAVLKRFGDGDPGWLSFPVPGWTLALDIPAGLPGLGALLDALDEDVAGAGGRVYLAKDSRLRPELLAAMYPRLDRFRALRAELDPRGVFVSDLSRRLSL